In a single window of the Dryobates pubescens isolate bDryPub1 chromosome Z, bDryPub1.pri, whole genome shotgun sequence genome:
- the ENC1 gene encoding ectoderm-neural cortex protein 1 translates to MSVSMHENRKSRASTGSINIYLFHKSSYADSVLTHLNLLRQQRLFTDVLLHAGNRSFPCHRAVLAACSRYFEAMFSGGLKESQDSEVNFHNSIHPEVLELLLDYAYSSRVIINEENAESLLEAGDMLEFQDIRDACAEFLEKNLHPTNCLGMLLLSDAHQCTKLYELSWRMCLSNFQSISKSEDFLQLPKDTVVQLLSSEELEIEDERLVYESAINWVNYNLSKRHCYLPELLQTVRLALLPAIYLMQNVATEELITKQRKSKEILEESIICKLKILQNDGVVTSLCARPRKTGHSLFLLGGQTFMCDKLYLVDQKAKEIIPKADIPSPRKEFSACAIGCKVYITGGRGSENGVSKDVWVYDTLHEEWSKAAPMLVARFGHGSAELKHCLYVVGGHTAATGCLPASPSVSLKQVEQYDPVTNKWTMVAPLREGVSNAAVVSAKLKLFAFGGTSVSHDKLPKVQCYDQCENRWTVPATCPQPWRYTAAAVLGNQIFIMGGDTEFSACSAYKFNSEAYQWTKVGDVTAKRMSCHAVASGNKLYVVGGYFGIQRCKTLDCYDPTLDVWNSITTVPYSLIPTAFVSTWKHLPS, encoded by the coding sequence ATGTCAGTCAGCATGCATGAAAATCGCAAATCTAGGGCCAGTACTGGCTCCATAAACATATACTTGTTCCATAAGTCATCCTATGCTGATAGTGTCCTTACACACCTGAACCTTCTGCGTCAGCAGCGCCTCTTCACAGATGTACTTCTCCATGCCGGGAACAGGTCATTCCCCTGCCACAGAGCCGTTCTAGCTGCTTGTAGCCGCTATTTTGAAGCAATGTTCAGCGGAGGACTGAAAGAGAGCCAAGACAGTGAAGTCAACTTTCATAATTCAATTCACCCAGAAGTCTTGGAGCTTCTTCTGGACTATGCATATTCCTCAAGAGTTATCATCAACGAGGAGAATGCAGAgtcactgctggaggctggtGACATGCTGGAGTTTCAGGACATTCGGGATGCTTGTGCAGAATTTTTGGAGAAAAACCTTCACCCTACCAACTGTCTTGgtatgctgctgctgtcagatgcTCACCAGTGCACCAAGCTGTATGAACTCTCTTGGAGGATGTGCCTTAGCAACTTTCAGAGTATCAGTAAAAGCGAAGATTTCCTCCAGCTGCCAAAAGACACGGTAGTGCAGCTCCTTTCCAGCGAAGAACTAGAAATTGAGGATGAAAGACTGGTGTATGAATCAGCTATCAACTGGGTCAACTATAACTTGAGTAAGCGTCACTGTTACTTGCCTGAGCTATTGCAGACAGTGAGGCTGGCCCTCTTGCCAGCCATATACCTTATGCAGAATGTGGCCACAGAAGAACTTATCaccaagcaaagaaaaagcaaagagatTTTAGAAGAATCAATAATATGCAAGTTAAAAATCTTACAGAATGATGGAGTGGTCACTAGTTTGTGTGCCAGACCCCGTAAAACTGGTcattcactttttcttttgggTGGCCAAACCTTTATGTGTGACAAGCTGTACCTGGTGGACCAAAAGGCAAAGGAGATCATTCCAAAGGCTGACATACCAAGTCCACGGAAAGAGTTCAGTGCTTGTGCCATAGGCTGCAAAGTGTATATCACTGGGGGACGAGGGTCAGAAAATGGAGTCTCCAAAGATGTGTGGGTGTATGACACCCTTCATGAGGAGTGGTCGAAGGCTGCTCCCATGCTAGTAGCTCGGTTTGGGCATGGCTCTGCTGAACTTAAGCACTGTTTGTATGTAGTAGGAGGGCACACTGCAGCAACTGGTTGTCTTCCAGCTTCTCCTTCAGTATCCTTAAAACAAGTAGAGCAATATGACCCTGTGACCAACAAATGGACTATGGTTGCCCCACTGCGAGAGGGAGTAAGCAATGCAGCAGTAGTCAGTGCAAAGCTTAAGTTGTTTGCTTTTGGAGGTACCAGTGTCAGCCATGATAAGCTGCCTAAAGTTCAATGCTATGACCAATGTGAAAACAGATGGACAGTACCAgccacctgcccccagccttggcgctacacagctgcagctgttctGGGTAACCAGATTTTTATTATGGGTGGAGATACAGAATTCTCTGCATGCTCTGCTTACAAATTCAACAGTGAGGCATACCAGTGGACTAAGGTGGGAGATGTGACAGCTAAGCGAATGAGCTGCCATGCCGTGGCATCTGGAAACAAATTGTACGTGGTTGGAGGCTACTTTGGCATTCAGAGGTGCAAAACATTGGACTGCTACGATCCCACGTTAGATGTATGGAACAGCATAACAACTGTGCCCTATTCATTAATTCCCACAGCATTTGTCAGCACATGGAAGCACCTCCCCTCATAA